A portion of the Lolium rigidum isolate FL_2022 chromosome 1, APGP_CSIRO_Lrig_0.1, whole genome shotgun sequence genome contains these proteins:
- the LOC124681754 gene encoding ethylene-responsive transcription factor ERF109-like: MTFSISTAMGESRQEYMIRFDAHFEDPSPSSAIAEPPPLPPAQPFAGRAITPEQEHSAMVAALLHVISGYTTPPPDIFPAATAARREACAACGVDGCLGCEFFGAEAALDAQKTTASAPAPPAKPQRKRRNKKNKYRGVRQRPWGKWAAEIRDPRRAVRKWLGTFDTAEEAARAYDSAAIEFRGPRAKLNFPFPEQQHQPLDASQVQPKDDDDSNAPARSDTYTPSPRSAPDVVDVRAPQGWEETGDQLLWDGLQDLMKIDDSELWFPRSSNSWN, from the coding sequence ATGACCTTCAGCATCTCGACAGCAATGGGGGAGAGCCGCCAGGAGTACATGATCCGATTCGACGCCCACTTCGAGGACCCATCCCCGAGCTCCGCGATCGCCGAGCCACCgccactgccgccggcgcagccatTCGCCGGCAGAGCGATCACCCCGGAGCAGGAGCACAGCGCCATGGTCGCCGCGCTGCTGCACGTCATCTCCGGCTacaccacgccgccgccggacatcttcccggcggcgacggcggcgcgccgGGAGGCCTGCGCGGCGTGCGGCGTCGACGGCTGCCTCGGCTGCGAGTTCTTCGGCGCCGAGGCCGCACTGGACGCGCAGAAGACGACCGCctccgcgccggcgccgccggccaaGCCGCAGAGGAAGCGGAGGAACAAGAAGAACAAGTACCGCGGCGTCAGGCAGCGGCCGTGGGGCAAGTGGGCGGCGGAGATCCGCGACCCGCGCCGCGCCGTGCGCAAGTGGCTCGGGACCTTCGACACCGCCGAGGAGGCCGCCAGGGCATATGACAGCGCCGCGATCGAGTTCCGCGGCCCGCGCGCCAAGCTCAACTTCCCGTTCCCCGAGCAGCAGCACCAGCCTCTCGACGCCAGCCAAGTCCAACccaaggacgacgacgacagcaatGCCCCGGCCAGATCAGACACCTACACGCCCTCGCCCCGAAGCGCGCCGGACGTCGTCGATGTCCGGGCGCCGCAGGGGTGGGAGGAAACAGGGGACCAGCTGCTCTGGGACGGGCTGCAGGACCTGATGAAGATCGACGACAGCGAGCTCTGGTTCCCGCGGTCTTCCAATTCCTGGAATTGA
- the LOC124681743 gene encoding zinc finger CCCH domain-containing protein 62-like translates to MAAAARTGLPPAEDDPLEGGESEEEEEVESGEEGTDDGSEPASLADLYESDAGSDDDEDPSFDPAADGGPEAEAALWSGMARLSISARKGRKGSVAPKMGKEDNDLLAMVDKLMRDGQLKKLKVYECKAYLRMHKLRLSGKKEDLLNRIREHIEVKILGELKYPASSFVLNCKGDACKGDVVVFEQNIYRRKKGDPRGVKSRLCGQRTNAGRIIKESYGTAKQQHTFTVEILWSKGYKPWPPLHPLLIKGRNLYKDKTMRQPWPDEQERSRVLQEKHARGFLARKSREVRIHEKEIGKMRRFNRTNDNTSKGKENMNRISSQKVLPQQKVISMNIVDQRFDERMTPSLQHGQPGNASQQHQISSKQNPANNLLHQQQPYHQHCNEVLPREGATRTSRTEFSTYQVRSIQHVKPEKTIQQQILSRPTPAQQSFKHPTQHNNHRPASAHHMFKHLQDHNNHHQHNKVLPQEDTTRTFSILGQAPCLKHGGLGNAMPLEKILKPTPIEQIRNQPQPIKHQHQNAVLLQKGAKKETYRVDSIDNRNYHRTESGKAPCIQHMGAVNARQQNIPSKPTLPQLTTNPPRSPKHGNTHQHGYNGHQHGQVDHQWHHPLRPSNKNFCSTNLVEDYGYQGQMTQEQYHPQVRRHQNHQTQKIHHQNRHDSRRMNHNQYHPQENYHQNYWYSQQFPPLKPCSQQFPPLKPCAQQFPPLKPCHYYQRGLWCPYEENCKFSHDN, encoded by the exons atggccgccgccgcccgcaccgGCCTCCCACCGGCGGAGGATGATCCGCTCGAGGGGGGCGaatcggaggaagaggaggaggtggagagcGGCGAAGAGGGAACCGATGATGGGTCGGAGCCTGCAAGCCTCGCCGACCTCTATGAATCCGACGCGGGCTCCGACGATGACGAGGACCCCTCGTTCGACCCCGCCGCCGACGGGGGCCCGGAGGCGGAGGCCGCGCTGTGGTCCGGGATGGCCCGTCTGTCCATCTCCGCGCGCAAGGGCAG aaaaggatctGTGGCGCCGAAGATGGGAAAGGAGGACAATGATCTTTTGGCGATGGTGGACAAACTGATGCGCG ATGGTCAGTTAAAGAAATTAAAAGTTTATGAATGCAAAGCATACTTGAGGATGCACAAGTTGAGATTGTCAGGCAAGAAAGAAGACCTTCTAAATCGTATCAGAGAGCATATTGA GGTCAAAATTTTGGGTGAGCTGAAGTATCCGGCATCAAGCTTTGTTCTGAACTGTAAAG GTGATGCATGCAAAGGTGATGTCGTGGTGTTTGAGCAAAATATTTACAGAAG AAAAAAAGGAGATCCTCGTGGAGTCAAAAGTCGCCTATGTGGTCAGAGGACAAACGCAGGTCGAATCATCAAAGAAAGCTATGGCACTGCGAAGCAACAGCATACATTCACT GTTGAAATTTTATGGAGTAAAGGATACAAACCATGGCCTCCCCTTCATCCTCTCCTCATAAAGGGAAGAAATCTTTACAAGGATAAGACTATGAGACAG CCATGGCCTGATGAACAGGAAAGAAGCAGAGTCCTACAAGAAAAACATGCAAGAGGGTTCCTTGCACGTAAGTCAAGGGAGGTCAGGATTCATGAGAAAGAGATTGGCAAGATGAGGAGATTTAATAG GACTAACGATAACACAAGCAAAGGGAAAGAGAACATGAATCGAATATCATCTCAAAAAGTTCTTCCACAACAAAAGGTTATTTCCATGAATATCGTTGATCAAAG GTTCGATGAAAGAATGACTCCTTCCCTCCAGCATGGTCAACCTGGGAACGCAAGTCAGCAGCATCAGATTTCTTCAAAGCAAAATCCTGCAAATAATTTGCTCCATCAGCAACAACCCTATCACCAGCACTGCAATGAAGTGCTTCCACGGGAGGGTGCAACGAGAACTTCTAGGACAGAGTTTAGCACCTATCAGGTTCGCTCCATCCAACATGTCAAACCAGAGAAAACAATTCAGCAGCAAATACTGTCAAGGCCTACCCCTGCACAGCAAAGCTTTAAGCACCCAACACAACACAACAATCATAGGCCTGCTTCTGCACATCATATGTTCAAGCACCTGCAGGACCACAATAATCATCACCAGCACAACAAGGTGCTTCCGCAGGAGGATACAACAAGAACTTTCAGCATACTTGGTCAGGCCCCTTGCCTTAAGCATGGAGGACTAGGGAACGCGATGCCACTGGAGAAAATATTGAAGCCAACTCCCATAGAACAGATCAGAAACCAGCCACAGCCCATCAAACATCAGCATCAAAATGCAGTGCTTCTACAGAAGGGTGCAAAGAAGGAAACTTACAGAGTAGATTCCATCGATAACCGCAATTACCATCGAACAGAATCCGGTAAGGCCCCTTGTATTCAACACATGGGAGCAGTGAATGCCAGGCAGCAGAACATACCATCAAAGCCGACACTTCCACAGCTGACAACAAACCCACCaaggtcccccaagcatggaaacACACACCAGCATGGCTACAATGGTCATCAACATGGTCAGGTTGATCACCAATGGCATCATCCTCTCAGGCCTAGCAATAAGAATTTCTGTTCAACAAACCTAGTAGAGGATTACGGTTATCAAGGGCAAATGACTCAAGAGCAGTATCATCCTCAAGTGCGACGTCACCAGAATCATCAGACCCAAAAGATCCATCATCAGAATCGCCACGATAGCCGGAGAATGAACCACAACCAGTATCATCCCCAAGAGAACTATCATCAGAATTACTGGTACTCCCAGCAGTTTCCgccactaaagccatgttcccagCAGTTTCCACCGCTGAAGCCATGCGCCCAGCAGTTTCCACCGCTGAAGCCGTGCCACTACTATCAACGAGGGTTGTGGTGCCCCTATGAAGAAAACTGCAAGTTCTCCCATGACAATTAA